A single Terriglobia bacterium DNA region contains:
- a CDS encoding MBL fold metallo-hydrolase codes for MMRRREFIASIPIVSAAAYAQAIPSQRVRKLAPSVYCWMGDRATHQQTNVGWVVFRDYVLVIDANFPWAAPKIIAEIRKTADKPIRFVFNTHYHADHSYGNIVFVRAGAAVVATQAFAQEFDRYALKDARDQVEAPPAPYPFQWPLANASVRFRDSLIFDDGEQRVELIRKGPAHTSGDAVAYFPKQGILFVGDLAVNWTLGNNFSDPEANYEGWLRALDEMAGWKLKVVVPAHGDLGTAETLRAQRVYFNAVLRQVRAGIQQGKPVDQLVRENDLARYKPFGGDARENADAIRDAYRYYTSKR; via the coding sequence ATGATGCGACGCCGGGAATTTATCGCTTCCATCCCCATTGTTTCCGCAGCGGCTTATGCTCAAGCGATTCCTTCGCAGCGCGTCCGGAAGCTGGCGCCCTCGGTTTACTGCTGGATGGGAGACCGGGCGACACACCAGCAAACCAACGTGGGATGGGTGGTGTTCCGCGATTACGTCCTGGTGATCGATGCAAACTTTCCCTGGGCGGCGCCGAAGATCATCGCTGAGATCAGGAAGACCGCCGATAAGCCGATCCGGTTTGTCTTCAACACTCACTACCATGCCGACCACAGTTACGGCAACATCGTGTTCGTGCGGGCTGGAGCAGCCGTGGTGGCCACGCAGGCATTCGCCCAGGAGTTTGACCGTTATGCTCTGAAGGATGCGCGTGACCAGGTGGAAGCTCCGCCCGCTCCGTACCCGTTCCAGTGGCCGCTTGCCAACGCCAGCGTGCGGTTCCGTGATTCGCTGATTTTTGATGATGGCGAGCAGCGCGTGGAACTGATCCGCAAAGGGCCGGCCCACACCTCAGGTGACGCTGTGGCTTATTTCCCCAAGCAGGGAATACTCTTCGTCGGCGACCTGGCGGTCAACTGGACGCTCGGAAACAACTTTTCTGATCCTGAAGCGAATTATGAAGGATGGCTCCGCGCGCTGGATGAAATGGCTGGATGGAAATTGAAGGTCGTCGTTCCTGCTCACGGTGATCTTGGAACGGCGGAAACGCTTCGAGCGCAGCGCGTTTACTTCAACGCCGTCCTGCGCCAGGTGAGGGCCGGGATTCAGCAGGGAAAACCGGTCGATCAGCTTGTCCGGGAAAACGATCTGGCCCGCTACAAACCCTTTGGCGGAGATGCGAGAGAGAATGCCGACGCCATACGGGACGCCTATCGCTACTACACTTCAAAGCGTTAG
- a CDS encoding amidohydrolase family protein — MNRRELMLAGMALGITPAVTAAQEHATARPEPSSQEAPSGSPPTILLNDYIPHSIYKIPVTTINKSKFPIYDAHCHGRGDISVRRMVSIMDEVGVEKGVVFTGAWDAHHFTEISRQYSAYPGRFDMWCMFDLDDFGKPDFEKSALKSLEECRRAGAHGVGEIHDKGRGFTWQYSGRRPRSSQFSRLARMPLNGGPTYTRPPMPPSPNGPSGPHADDPRLDALWDRAGQLGMPISIHVSDPIWSYQKMDHTNDGLMNGWSWRIVVEPGMYDHNQLVDSLDKTAGRHPKTTFIACHLSNLDYDLARLGQMFDRHPNLYADIAARFAETATIPRFTRQFLMKYPDRVVYGTDVTYSKPFFSTTFRILETEDEHFYERGLVDTANFNFNYHWTLNAFGLPDNVLKNIYHDNAINILKKAQDNAA; from the coding sequence ATGAATCGCAGAGAACTGATGCTGGCCGGCATGGCGCTTGGCATCACGCCCGCCGTCACCGCAGCGCAGGAGCACGCCACGGCGCGTCCTGAGCCGTCGTCGCAGGAAGCGCCTTCGGGTTCACCGCCTACCATCCTTTTAAATGACTATATCCCGCATTCCATCTACAAAATCCCTGTAACGACCATTAACAAATCAAAATTCCCCATCTATGACGCCCACTGCCATGGGCGCGGAGACATCAGTGTCCGCCGGATGGTGAGCATCATGGACGAGGTCGGAGTGGAAAAAGGGGTCGTTTTCACCGGCGCCTGGGATGCCCACCACTTCACCGAGATCAGCCGCCAGTATTCCGCCTACCCCGGCCGATTCGACATGTGGTGCATGTTCGACCTGGACGATTTCGGGAAGCCCGATTTTGAAAAATCGGCGCTGAAGTCTTTGGAGGAGTGCCGTCGCGCCGGCGCGCACGGCGTCGGAGAAATCCACGACAAGGGCCGGGGATTCACCTGGCAATATTCCGGCAGGCGTCCCCGGAGCTCCCAATTTTCCCGTCTCGCCCGTATGCCTCTGAATGGAGGGCCCACGTACACGCGTCCTCCCATGCCGCCCAGTCCCAACGGTCCCAGCGGGCCTCACGCGGACGATCCGCGCCTCGATGCCTTGTGGGACCGTGCCGGCCAGCTCGGCATGCCGATCAGCATTCATGTTTCAGACCCTATCTGGTCCTACCAGAAGATGGACCATACCAACGATGGGCTCATGAACGGATGGAGCTGGCGCATCGTTGTCGAACCTGGGATGTACGATCACAATCAGCTTGTTGACAGCCTGGACAAAACGGCGGGGCGTCATCCCAAAACTACTTTCATCGCCTGCCATCTATCCAACCTCGATTACGATCTTGCGCGGCTCGGCCAGATGTTCGACCGACATCCCAATCTCTACGCCGATATCGCGGCGCGCTTTGCGGAAACGGCCACCATTCCTCGGTTCACCCGCCAGTTCCTGATGAAGTATCCCGACCGCGTCGTTTATGGAACCGACGTGACCTACAGCAAGCCGTTTTTCAGCACCACATTTCGCATCCTGGAAACCGAGGATGAACACTTCTACGAGCGCGGGCTGGTTGATACCGCCAATTTCAACTTCAATTATCACTGGACGCTGAACGCCTTCGGGCTGCCGGACAACGTGCTCAAAAATATCTATCACGACAACGCCATCAACATTCTCAAGAAGGCGCAAGACAACGCGGCGTGA